TTACTGTTGAATACTAATTAATCCGCTGCATTAGCATTTGTTTGCACCAGAAAATCTTATCTCTTTTTGCATCGTGCTATTAACTGCATAATTTATGATGTCCTAAATGCTATTCTAATATAAATAATGATGCAACCTAATGGCAGTTGTCAAGCATTTAGTTGTATGCTCTCAAACCCGCACTCTCTCTTTTGAATGCTCTGGCGAAATTCGTGCATTTTTTGTACTCTCGCTCTTTGTGTTTTGGCCTCTGAATCTGTTACACTTTGAATGAGTGGTCCTTGCATTGCGATAGCCTTTCAACTGAGGTTTttcattttgagattttttttggggggggagcggaggagggggggggggtttcAAGTTCTTGAAAAGATCTCAGTCTTTGTCAGCAAAGTCATTCCTTTTTGAGGTGAATTTGTAATTATCAATGGAGATTCTTTATGACAGGCATCTTGAACTGAGATTCTTGGGACTTAGTTCTGTATCTGAAGTTGGTCTAAGTGACATAAAGTTGAAGGTAGATCTGCTACCGAGTTGGCTGATATTGGTGCTTTGTTTATTTCATCATGTGATTGGAATGGGGAGAAAGCGTTACCAGCCATGTAGAACTCCAATGTTTGGTTACAGAGTACCAGTAGCTAATTAAGTCTTATTTCTGTTGGTTAAATTCATTAGGGTCACTGTGATTAGTTAGCTGTTGAGACATGAAAAATGCTGGAGACTCAACTATGTCCTTCTCAGGTGTTATCACCTTTCTGGGAGGAATGATGATGAGGAACTGTCTACTCCTCCAAGGTACACCAAAGTTATTGTGATGGAAAACACCAGAACCTAGAGTATTTTGGTTGGGCTTCAGGGAGTTGTCAAGAAGGCTGTTTGGCTTGGTGGTTGGCATTGACTGGTCCTGAAAAAGGGGTTGAAGTCAAACTACAAGGAAATGCATTGAGTGTGCAGGGGATGAAGAAGGTGATGATTATGAGTTGAGCAGTGGTTCAGACATGGGTGAAAAAGAAAACCATAAACTGGTGGTTGAGTACAGAAATGTGAGCCGTGGCAATTGTAGAGAAGTTGAACCTAACTATTTGCAATCGAGGTTGAACTTGGCAAAACTTGGAACTGGTTCATTATGAAGGTACTGGCTAAACTTCAACCTTGCACGTATTAGCCCTAACCCGAAAAAAGAACACCTGTTTAGTGCTGTGCAGCTGCCTTTCTTGGCACGACGAGGTACAAGTGGTGGTGGAATTTGTCCGGGCAACCAAGAGAGACTACGATCAGCTGAGAAACATTGATATTTGATGATAGTGAAAGTTGAAGGTTGGAATTTCATCTGCAATATATGCATATAGAGAACATATTATGAACCTCAAGTTCAGACAATTATAGACTACTAATGGAGACTGGGAGCTTCTTTGGTTGCTATCCCCCAATTGTCTCTCGGATCCTAACCTTGTATTATGCGGCTGtgactttgatatttataacctttatttcaagaaaaataattattcgaCATGCAGGAATATATTCTGATTCTTTTGCTGCTATGAGAGCTCTCTTcattgtcattattattattattgtttttcctCTGTCAATCACACCCACCCCCACTCCCACTCCAACCCCAATTTTTTTGCTCTTTTTCATGTCAGGTCTTCACAAGTAGGCACCGCACCTGCAACCACTTCATTGTTTGGTTTTATTTGTATGTTGTACTTTTCATCTTTTCAAAGGTTAGCCTGAATTCAAGTTTGGATTTTGCTATTTGTAGGTTCCAATTACTTTCGTCGATAGAGTATTTGGAAGTTCTAAGTTGGGAGGATCTGAAATAGTGGAGTATCTAAAGGGCCTTCTGTATCTTCTGGTTACAACTTGATATGGATAACAAGCTGCATGATCAGAGAAGCTGAAGATTTACGTTGTTTAGCAACCTGTGACATTTTGAAGACTTGAACTAGGACCATATAAcaaattcttttttccttttgctTCGCTTATATGACAAAAATTTTGATGAATGAGCTATTATATGTTGGAAAGAGTGTTTCTGCAGTAATCTTCAATGCTACTTTGGCTTATTTTTGTGGATGCTGCTTTCCAGTATTGGGTAGTACACTTGTGCAAGTCGCATTGATTTCGACATCTGTGAATTTAACTTGCATTTTCCAGCTTATATAAATGTCTACCTCTGGCGGAATTAGTGAGGGAAATCTGGTGTCCTGAAGTGGAACTCCAAGTGTGATGTATGAGATGAATATATTGGTTAGTTTTGTTAAGATTAGTTGGGGCTTCTCATTTTTCTTTgttcttctttccttctttttgtctaAACTTGCTCGTGTTTACACAATTTGCTTGTTACATTGGCTTCTTCCTTTTTGTAGAACAAATAATTTGGATCAATAAGACATATTACCTATGAGATAAATTGATTGAAAATAAACAGGATAAATTTTTGTTTTGGAATATGAAGATTGCATGAATAAAATGCACAATAAACTTAAAGATGCAgcacaaaaaagaaaattcatataaCCATCACCCATGAAAGTGAACTGAAGCTATCAGCTACATAGCTTCTTCATTGTACTTCAAACATCAAACACCCTAATCTGCATATTTTGCCACAGAACTAAGTAAATTTGCCATCCACGTCCATCAACAAACTACTATTAGTTTTTTTGTTCAATAGAAATctatggggggggggggggttatcaAGCATCTGTAGGAGGTAAAATCAAGTTCATTCCAACTCAAATTTTCCCAACTCTTCTGGCTGCAGTTCTCCTCTCTGATAACCCCACAGACTTGTCCATGCTGATCGGCAAAGGAGGCTTCTTGTTCTCCTTACTAGCTGTGCTTCTCAAGAAATACCTCGGAGTTTCTCTCCTCTCTGCAATTGGCGTAGAAGCAACAACTGATTTCCTCGCGCTTTGGAACTTCTTAGGCTCTCCTCTTTTCTTGGAAGATTCAACTCTAACTCCCAAATCATACACTGGTTTCTTCTCATCCCCGGTGTCACCGCCCTTCTTCCTCTTCAATCTCTCATTCCTTCTAGCAGAATACTCTTCATAAAACCTCCCCCTTTCGAATAAAGGACTCCTCTTTGAATTCAATGAATCAGAGTTATCAGCAGCATTCACATCCTCGTTACCAAATTTGTTCTCCACCATTTTTGCCAAAGCCCTTAATTCACAAGAAATGGTACGGTACTCTGGACGAAGTTCCCATTCTTCTACACTGCTGCTCGACCTCCTAGGCAACTGAGTTTTTGCCAAAGAACCTACATACAATATAAGATCTTAGCCTAAGTAAAGAGAGAACATCAAAATTGAGAAAGAAAAGGGTGTCTTAGATTTTGTGGTTGTAGTTCCAACTACTGTAGTAAGTATATGAGTATTGTTCCCTGTTTATATTCAATGTTTTTAGCCAAAAGAGATGTCCCCAATAGATCCATCTAAACCAGAGAAGAAAACACAATAACAACAGCTATGCCCAAATCGGCTAcatgaaaaatctcaaaaacccATTTTGTTTTGGTAACAAGGGAACCACAGCCGCGCTCTGGTTAAACCTCGTTCCAGTGTATAGCTCGCAAATAACACAAACCACACAGTAAATGTAAACCACACTAGACAAGCCCAGGGGCGATATCGAACCCAGGACCTCAATGGGATCCCCGCTCAACCCAACTCGGCCAccaactttttttcttctttccccTCAACACCCATTTCTCTTCATTCCAATACATACAAAGCTCAAAAAAGGCAAAGGGGGTCTCACTTTTTTGTCTACCAACTCTAAATGCAGTACCAATTGTACAAATACTCAATAGTACCCATTTCTCTTCATTCCAATACacacaaaactcaaaaaaagaagcaaaagggGTCTCAATTTTTTATCTTCCAACTCTAAATAAAGTACTAATCATACAAAACTCAACAGTCAACACCCATTTCTCTTCATTCAAATACacacaaaactcaaaaaaagcaAAAGGACTCTCAAATTTTTCCTCCAGCTCTAAATACAGtaacaaatatacaaatactCAACACCCATTTCTCTTCATACACACAAAACTCAAGAAAAGCAAAAGGGGTCTCAAATTTTTACCCATTTCTCCTCATACCAACACacacaaaactcaaaaaaagcaAAAGGGGTCtcaaaaattttgtctttccagcTCTAAATACAGTAGTACTACTAATTACACCAAATACCTGGTGGGGTTCGAATGGAGTTTGGAGTAGATTGAAGAACACGGCGATTCCGAAGGCCAACAGGTGATCTAGTAGCAAGTGGGGGTTTACGGTTTGATCTCATCATCATCTTGGACATAAAAACctaatcaaaactcaaaattcttAAAGGGGAAAACACAGAAACTTAAGAGGCGGCGGAAAATTgtgaaagaagagaaagaaaatagTGTTTTTTCTTGGCTTAGTGCTTTGAGCGTTCTTGTATGGCAATAGTTTATTGTTGTTaattttttgtccttttttagatgaatttgaatttgaccgTAAAGTAGGGAGGAGCGTTCCAACGGTCAAATTCAAGGATCGGACGGTTACAAATCGTCTGATATAAAACAAAGAATTGATCAACCTTGTGCTCACGATTTTGCGAATCGAATTCTTAAATTCATTAAAACGCAATATTTTTGTTTGCTCCATTTGTCGATTGGACATTTTAATCACAACTTTGAAtcattaactcattaaaacacaATACTTTAAACATATCTGATCATTGACCAAACTTATGTGACAGTAATGTTGTTGAGTTGGACAAATGTGTGTAATTTAAAAGTGAGTGAGTATAATATAACATTAAAATCTCAAATATCTCCAACACCAAGTcatctcaaaaaataaattcaatctTTTTCTCTTAGATCATCCAATTCCAGATCCTTAAGCACCAATTGTACTATCATCCAAATCTTGTTAGTCCACGAAAAATCAGCCTTTTAAAAGAAATCACTCGCTGAAACTTCGTCGTCCTTTTATCACCTTGAAGGGAGGTTTAAAACTGAACTCTACATTGATTGAAACGATCAATGAGTTGGTTATGTTACAACCAATGTTAGTTGTCATCTAATCGAGTTTCTAAACGAACCAAACCTCGAATCGATTGGCCAATATCTTCAAAGAATTAGCTGCAGGGGAATGTGTGACAAACATTCAAATTAATGTTTATGAATTTGGTGTATGTATAACACATAAGGTTCTTGATGGAGCAGGGCTTGTACATTTCTGAAAAATTGGGCTGGATTAGTACAATATCCTAATTTAATGGCAAATTAAGAGACACATCTACGACAATGTGGAGTTCATTGTTCAAGAAGGCAAATTTTGTCACAAAAAGGTTTCATCTTCAAGATTGTAAGCCCCTATCTCTCTCCATTCATCTCCTTGGGAAAATATATTCGTCCAATCATATGTGAAATAGATATGATTAGGCTTCACTCCTACTAACTTAGAAGAGTCTACGGAGATCGATGCATTACACCCCACAAATATTGCTTTGTCCCCCAAGCTTTTAATCTCTTTTGCTTCTCCTCTGATTACATCTATTTTGAATAGTCGAAATTATTTGTCTTCCACCCATTTGGTACATTTTTTGTAATCATCAATTGTTGAACAAATATGAGTTCACCTGACACCTCAATGAGAAAGTACCGTCTTGCATCAATCGATAAATCCACTATCTGAACAACCTCTCGTGGTTTTACAATATGCTGAGGATTGGTAGGCTCTGGGATGTCAATAACTGAGACTAGGCACTATTATAtttgtgttttgatgatttaacaaattATGGGACCTAGTAAAGGGATCTGATCCCATAAGTAACGTCGACCCAAGACAGGAAGGTGGAAGTTAGCTGTAAAGCTGCAAAAGCTGAAGAGGTAAGTGGGCACAACAACAGAGGTTCACATTTGTGTTTGATGATTGAACACATTATGTGACCTAATAGAGGGACCTGGTCCCATGTGTAATGTTTGTCCAGGCAAGAAAGTGGAGTACAGCTGTAAAGCTGTAAAAGTTGCAGAGGTTGGTGGGCGTTGCAGCAGAGGTGAATATTCTCATTATATGTATCAACAAATCATGGGACCTGATAGACGGACCTAGTTGCATAAAAACAGAATGTCAACAACATAATGGATACTAGTTATAAAAGTTGTCACTGCCTGCTGTGCAGAGGATAGCAGACCTGCTCCGCCAATCAGAATGCACGAGGTTGTTTTTGTCCCTACGTTAATACTTATCCTTGGACAAGAAACAACCAAGCTTTTACAATCAAGTCAATACACAAAGTAAGAGCCATTTCAAGGAAGAACAACTTCCTCAAGGCAGCAAGGGACCTAATTGAGCTTCTTTTGAAGAATAGTTTTTAGGTTATTGCTTTGTTGTAAGTTTGTATCTTTTGTGCTAACTATTGTAAGATCAGTTCCTACACTATAAAGGAACATTGATCAGTTTGTTTGTCATTTTGACTTCATTGCTAGAGTTAGCTTTGAAGTGGTTAGAAAAGTCTACATTAACCTAGGAGTGGTTGTGTAGTGGGCAATATATGTATTGCTTAGTTTCCAAGTCATTGCTAGAGTTAGCCTTGATCTACTTCAGCTAAGATTTAGTTGGGGTAGTGGGCAATAGAAATATTGCTTAGGCTCAATGTCTTGTGATAAAGTTGTTGCAAGCCAAGGGGTGGAGAGGGTTAGTATCTAGTTACAATAGGTTGTAATAGATAATTTTGTTTTTGCACCTTAGTGAAGATTGGTTGCTAAACCCTGTGGGACAGGTCGTGGTTTTTCTCCCCTGAGCAAGgaggtttccacgtaaaaatcTTGTGTGCCCTTTACGTACATTATTTGTCCTTACATTGTTATTCTGTTCAGGGACCTGGTTCCTGAGTGACAGTGGACGCATCCATTCTAACAGCACCACCCATGGTTGACATAGAGTTGTCCATTAAAGAATTGGATATGGACAAATGCACCAGTCTCTTCaagaatatgaattttggtcCAACAGAGGTCTCCAGGTCGCCAAAAAGCCAAACGGTATGTAGGGAGACCATAGCAAATTATCAGAACATAGTCAGATGTTAGGGACGGGCTAGCAGATAATACAACATGGTTGATGGTCACAAAGAGACGTTCTGATCCCTGATCTCTCAAGCCAGTAGGCGGAGGAAGCTGAATTTGGGCACGTGAAAAAGGGTGCAACAAGGTCATCTCTCCTGTACCTGTTGTATAGTTCACAGTGAAAAGCCATCCCTGCGTTGGAAACACATTCTCCCTCTAGCTTCTGGGAGGAAAACTCTGCAAGAAATTTTCTTCTTGGAAAGAGAGTAGAATTTTCAATAATCGTCATCCACATTAGCAGCCAGCATAAGCAATGGAGCTTGAGGTGCTAACACATCAAAATTTTCTTCGGTACCAGCACATCTCCATGATTTACAAACAACACCAAATCTAATGAAATCCTCCATCACTGTAACACGCTTTGCTATCATAACAAGTAGTTCATATGGAAGTTCTGACCAGCTCGCCATACTTTCCAATAAAAGGGATGAATGCTTTCTACATACATAGGACACAAAAAGCTCATTTAATCAAGAGAAAAGTTTCATCAACAAAGCTAATAAAAACAGATAAATCCAATCATATTGAACATTTCCTCAGAATTGTTAAAAGAGAACAGATACAAGAAAAGAAGACTCATAATGAGTTGTAAGGAAGCATCTAAAGATCTCTTTCAAATCATTTTcccaaataaaataatcctCAAGGACATTATCATATCAAGAAAGTAGAAAAACATCTACCTCTGTGAGTAGTCAAAACTAGTAGAGAACTCAGTGCAgaaaagtattttgagtattcaATGAAAGAAGTCAGCAGCCTTCCAGCAGGTGAAAATTCAAAAAGGTTCTGCACAAGAAAGCTCAAGCATACCAAGCAGTTCTCAGTTGGAGCAAAACTTAAGGCTCTCTAGATGATAAGTTTATGTACTACAAGTCCGGTATAACATGTCTCTGCATTACTAATCTTGCATTATAATCTCTATATAACTTGTCCttaaaccaaacgacccctaaaaaAATAGTTTCTGCACAATAAAGATGTCAGGAATTCTTAATTTGTGAAGAAGATAGGTTATTGAGAAAAGTTTAAATTGACACACTAGAAATTGCTGGAGTAGAATGTAACTCACGAGTGACATATTCTATTTACATGGATCACTCAAGGTCCAAGGATATATTTTATCAGGAAAGTGAACTATCTTTGACCTGCTTGTTTTAAGGCTAAACTGTTGCCCAATATTTAACATGCTATTAAATGGCTTATATTGGCATCTACATTACTAAAAAGGATCCCTTTTAGATGTTCTTTATCATTCTTGTCTTAATTTGAATCAAGCTGCATTATAAAACTAGTTTGAAAAAACCAAATTCagttttttgtataattttaatTGAGTAAGTCAAATATTAGAGTCTCTCAATTGTAATATAATTGTTGAACCCTATAAATAAACTTATAATTTAGTTGTTAGTATGTTTTCCTTGCCATACACTTCACTTGGTTTACCCTCTAGGGTGCGACCCTACTCGCTCCCTGCATGATTGCGCACCTGGCTGTAGGTATAGATATGTAGATATGGTTTATACTAAAAAATGACCTAGAATCATATTTACTTAGAATCAATGGACCATTCTTTTTAGGGGAAAGAGCCAAATTTACCCTTCTACTTACAAATATTAGTCACATCTATCCTCCATTACACTATGTGGCTAAATCTACCCATCCGTTAACAAAATTTCCAATATTACCCTTAACCCTAACAGACTCCCCTAATTCCCAGTTCCCAGTTTCCTTGTATTGAGAACACTTCTACATCAGAAATTTTTCCCTTTCAATGTTCAACGGAAGACTGCAT
This region of Solanum dulcamara chromosome 9, daSolDulc1.2, whole genome shotgun sequence genomic DNA includes:
- the LOC129902891 gene encoding uncharacterized protein LOC129902891 is translated as MSKMMMRSNRKPPLATRSPVGLRNRRVLQSTPNSIRTPPGSLAKTQLPRRSSSSVEEWELRPEYRTISCELRALAKMVENKFGNEDVNAADNSDSLNSKRSPLFERGRFYEEYSARRNERLKRKKGGDTGDEKKPVYDLGVRVESSKKRGEPKKFQSARKSVVASTPIAERRETPRYFLRSTASKENKKPPLPISMDKSVGLSERRTAARRVGKI